A window of the Hordeum vulgare subsp. vulgare chromosome 5H, MorexV3_pseudomolecules_assembly, whole genome shotgun sequence genome harbors these coding sequences:
- the LOC123451970 gene encoding calcium-dependent protein kinase 28, with the protein MQPDPKGPGREKAHVRLPPPVTAPSVGRPASVLPHKTANVRDHYRIGKKLGQGQFGTTYLCVAKEDGGEYACKSIPKRKLLCREDYEDVWREIQIMHHLSEHPNVVRIRGAYEDALFVHLVMELCAGGELFDRIVAKGHYSERAAAQLIRTIVGVVEGCHSLGVMHRDLKPENFLFASTAEDAPLKATDFGLSVFYKPGDKFADVVGSPYYVAPEVLLKCYGPEADVWSAGVILYILLCGVPPFWAESETGIFKQILRGKLDLESEPWPSISDSAKDLVRKMLIRDPTKRQTAHEVLCHPWIVDDSVAPDKPIDSAVLSRLKHFSAMNKLKKMALRVIAESLSEEEIGGLKELFKMIDTDNSGTITYEELRDGLKRVGSDLMEPEIQSLMDAADIDNSGSIDYGEFLAATLHVNKLEREENLVSAFAFFDKDGSGFITIDELSQACEKFGLSDVHLEDMIKDVDQNNDGQIDYSEFAAMMRKGNAGGSSGTSGTVGAGRRTMRNSLHVNLGEILRPGGTT; encoded by the exons ATGCAGCCGGACCCTAAAGGCCCCGGGAGGGAGAAGGCGCACGTTCGGCTGCCGCCTCCGGTGACGGCGCCGTCGGTGGGGCGGCCGGCGTCTGTGCTGCCGCACAAGACGGCGAACGTGCGCGACCACTACCGCATCGGGAAGAAGCTGGGGCAGGGGCAGTTCGGCACGACGTACCTGTGCGTGGCcaaggaggacggcggcgagtACGCGTGCAAGTCCATCCCCAAGCGCAAGCTGCTGTGCCGCGAGGATTACGAGGATGTCTGGCGCGAGATCCAGATCATGCATCACCTGTCGGAACACCCCAATGTGGTTCGCATCCGCGGCGCCTACGAGGACGCCCTCTTCGTGCACCTTGTCATGGAGCTCTGCGCCGGCGGAGAGCTCTTCGATCGCATCGTGGCCAAGGGGCACTACAGCGAGCGTGCCGCTGCCCAGCTCATCAGGACGATCGTGGGGGTGGTAGAGGGGTGCCACTCGCTCGGTGTCATGCATCGAGACCTCAAGCCGGAGAACTTCCTCTTTGCGAGCACGGCCGAGGATGCCCCACTCAAGGCCACAGACTTTGGGCTTTCCGTCTTCTACAAGCCTG GAGATAAATTTGCAGATGTTGTTGGAAGTCCCTATTATGTTGCACCTGAGGTGCTTCTAAAATGCTATGGTCCAGAAGCTGATGTCTGGAGTGCCGGAGTGATTCTGTACATTTTACTATGTGGTGTGCCGCCATTTTGGGCAG AAAGCGAAACAGGAATTTTCAAGCAGATTTTGCGAGGTAAGCTTGACTTGGAATCTGAACCATGGCCTAGTATCTCTGATAGTGCTAAAGATCTAGTTCGTAAGATGCTTATCCGCGATCCTACAAAGAGACAGACTGCTCATGAGGTTCTAT GTCATCCATGGATTGTTGATGATTCTGTTGCACCTGACAAACCTATTGATTCTGCTGTTTTGTCAAGGCTGAAACACTTTTCTGCAATGAACAAGCTGAAGAAGATGGCATTGAGG GTCATTGCTGAAAGTCTGTCTGAGGAGGAGATCGGTGGCTTAAAAGAGTTGTTTAAAATGATTGATACTGACAATAGTGGGACAATAACTTATGAAGAACTGAGGGATGGCTTGAAAAGGGTGGGATCTGATCTAATGGAACCAGAAATCCAGTCTTTGATGGATGCG GCTGATATTGACAACAGTGGATCCATCGACTATGGTGAATTCTTAGCAGCTACACTGCATGTGAATAAACTGGAGAGGGAGGAAAATTTGGTGTCAGCATTCGCATTCTTTGATAAAGATGGAAGTGGCTTTATAACGATTGATGAGCTCTCGCAAGCATGCGAGAAATTTGGTCTTTCTGACGTTCATCTAGAGGATATGATCAAGGATGTGGATCAAAATAAT GATGGACAAATTGATTACAGTGAGTTTGCGGCGATGATGAGAAAGGGTAATGCTGGTGGCTCCAGTGGGACCAGTGGGACTGTTGGGGCAGGAAGGAGAACCATGAGGAACAGCCTGCATGTGAATCTCGGGGAAATATTGAGGCCCGGTGGAACCACCTAA